The Cyprinus carpio isolate SPL01 chromosome B17, ASM1834038v1, whole genome shotgun sequence genome has a window encoding:
- the tmem30b gene encoding cell cycle control protein 50B: MKNEGEASEQPDNTAFTQQQLPAWQPILSAGIVIPGFLIIGLAFLGIGIGLFLTSQTIQVLEMDYTGVEKDSPCFQCTIQSVQNCTCEVTFSLSALFTGPVFFYYGLSNYFQNFRKYGVSKDYYQLTGDTQYFKSPRDVCFPYSHDSKNNPIVPCGAIANSMFNDTFELYQIINGTKKKVPLDGKGISWWTDFNIKYRNPSSVNGSFASAFDGTVKPINWPKAAYELDLTDPNNNGFLNQDFLVWMRRAALPQFRKLYRRITEGDYAGGLPAGNYSLTVHYNYPVLSFDGRKKLVFSNVSWMGGKNDFLGIAYLVVGSLCVVMSVVMLIVYAKFKFSDDDDA, from the exons ATGAAGAACGAGGGAGAGGCGAGTGAACAGCCTGACAACACAGCATTCACTCAGCAACAGCTCCCAGCATGGCAGCCCATACTCTCCGCTGGCATCGTCATTCCTGGCTTTCTAATTATTGGTTTGGCTTTCCTAGGCATCGGAATTGGCCTCTTTTTGACCTCTCAGACCATCCAAGTGCTGGAG ATGGATTACACAGGCGTTGAGAAGGATTCACCCTGTTTCCAGTGTACAATCCAAAGTGTCCAAAACTGCACCTGTGAAGTAACATTCTCCCTTAGCGCATTGTTTACG GGCCCTGTCTTCTTTTATTATGGCCTGTCCAATTACTTCCAGAACTTCAGAAAATATGGTGTGTCAAAAGACTATTATCAGCTCACTGGCGATACACAATATTTCAAG AGTCCACGAGATGTTTGCTTTCCATATTCGCATGACTCCAAAAATAACCCCATTGTCCCTTGTGGAGCTATAGCGAATAGCATGTTCAATG ACACATTTGAGCTCTACCAGATAATCAATGGGACCAAGAAGAAGGTTCCATTAGATGGTAAAGGAATCTCCTGGTGGACTGATTTCAACATAAAGTACAGGAACCCTTCATCTGTGAATGGCTCTTTTGCAAGCGCGTTTGATG GTACAGTGAAGCCCATAAACTGGCCTAAGGCAGCATATGAGCTGGACCTCACAGACCCAAACAACAACGGTTTCCTAAACCAGGACTTTCTAGTGTGGATGAGGAGAGCGGCACTTCCTCAGTTCAGGAAGCTGTACCGGCGAATCACAGAGGGTGATTATGCTGGGGGGCTCCCTGCTGGAAACTACTCTCTGACAGTCCATTACA ACTACCCAGTACTGAGTTTTGATGGACGTAAGAAGTTGGTCTTCAGCAACGTGTCTTGGATGGGAGGGAAGAACGACTTCTTGGGCATTGCTTATTTAGTAGTTGGCTCCTTGTGTGTGGTCATGTCAGTGGTTATGCTAATAGTTTATGCCAAATTCAAATtctcagatgatgatgatgcatga